TGCTGAATTCTGTCCGTATTAGATATAAAAACGTTGTTTTGAAGATGATAGCAACTAACTAAATGTTAATATGCAACAACAGAACCAACATATTTGATCTGAAAGGCCTCTGGCCTAGTTAGCTTGCTAAGCTAATTTAATGGCGGCATTTAGCTGCATGTTTTCACGATGAGATGTACATTATatgctacaacaacaacaaaaattggaGTTCTATGAAAACAATATATAGTTGTAATTTTGTAACGTTTGTTATTTTCTATTGAAAATGACGTTTTTTCCGTAGTTAAGGAGCTCAGTGTTTATTGTCCTTACCtgcgcgggggggggggggtggtgacGCTGTAGCGAGCCAGGGAGTCTGCGCACTAATCACGTGGGAGGGTCACATGATACCTTCAGCATGTAAACAAACATCCCCAGCAGCCATTCTTTACACGATCTGAGGACAGTTCAACTTACACCTCCAGCTTTGAAACTTCACCGGGTAATTTCACCGTTGTGAAATATCGTAGAGATATATGACATTGCTGTGGTCCGTATAAAACAGAAATGAGTGTCCCTACTTGCTGCTTTTAGACTTTATATCGAGTCGTCTTAATAACAAAGGCAGACAACACGTGTCTATAGATAGCTACGCTGTGGTCATACTTAGCATTTTGAACTGTACTGTGTGTTTTCCCCTAGTCGTTGGTTGTTTATTTCTGTGTCTTATTATTACTATGTTCTGAAATATTGTCTTATTCCTGTTTTTGCAGATATAACTAACTTGTCTTGGTTACAGCCAAAATGAAAGACCCAAGTCGCATCAACAACACACCAAGCCTCAGCAACATAGAATTGATCCTACATGGACAGTTCATCAATGATGACAATCCCTTTGCTGAATACATGTGGATGGAGAACGAGGAGGAATTCAACAGACAGGTCCTCTACTTATTCTGTCTATTGATGATGTACTAGATTAGGTAGCTAGTTGATGTAATTTCTCAtgcctacaccacacacaaagaaATACCTATTTTTGTAATGTATCGTTATTTATTTAATTGATAGTGTTACGAAGAGTTGGGTGTCTAAAGTATTTTGAATGCTTTTTCCACAGATTGAGGAGGAACTGTGGGAGGAGGAGTTTATTGAGCAGTGTTTCCAGGAGAtgttggaggaagaggagaacgaATGGTTCATCCCAGCCAGAGATCTCCCTCCAACCCTCGGTCAGCTCCAGGACCAACTAAACCTACTGGTCCTCAGTGACACAGGCATCGCCGACGACCTGGCGGTAAATGTTTCAGAGTTGTTTTGTTTGTCCAGGTTTTATGAAGGTTAAGTCTGTGGAAAGTAGCCATTTTAGTTGGCCTAGTCCCAGTTTCGTGTTAGCCTCGTAAATACCAGACTGATTACCACTGCGTGTATGGAACCATTCATGTAAACGTGCAAGATCAGGTGGCTTGCTAGGCTAGTCTCGTGTGGCCATCCTTCCAAATCTGTTCTCATCAACTCATCAAAAggctttaatatatatatatataactaggcaagtcagttaagaacaaattcttatttacaatgacggcctaccccggccaaacccggatgacactgggccaattgtgcgccgccctatgggactcccaatcacggccggatgtaatACAGACTGAGGCTTGCCTAGTCCCAGATATATATGTGCTATCTTGTtctagtttcaagttttattagtcgtatgtacgggatacacaagggaaacaccatccaatgaaatgcttacttgcaggttccttgtcgacaatgcaacaacaataagaaataataaaagataagaatacgaacagaaagtaaatggctcagtagaatagaataaacattttagcataagtataaagTATGATTTTTGTCAAGATGGCACAGGCTGGAACACACTGTACAAATAGTCGGCCTATGACATCGCCATTTGTTTGGATTGAATAATCTCTGTAAGCTTTGATGACATTTTCCCTCATGTTTTTTTCTCTTTAGGTTAACAGCAATTTGAACCCTGAAGCGCAAGAATTCGTACCAGGATTGAAGCACTGAGACTAGTCCTCTGATGAACAAGTCATCTGTCCACACTGAAGCCAGCGTAGGAAGATCTGTTTGAGTTTTGTTAATCTGTTGCACTTAATGTGTTGCCAAAGTTTTCCAGCTAGCCCTGCATGTTTAACGTTTTGAATAATGTTGTGTAtataaatcatgttttttttgtaaCTCTTCTGAATGTAAAAACAGCCAGAAGACCTTTTTACTTTTATTTCCTTTTTGAATATTATAGGCCTGTGTTATGTAAGTAGTTCTAACATACCTGCTTTATCAAATAATAATTTTCTGTTCAATCAAAATTAGTGGTTCATTtaaaaatcaaaatacatttttcattagatCTTGGTTTGCATTATGAATTCCTTTTATTGAAATGCAgattgtaaatagtccgggtggccattcgattaattgttcagcagtctaatggcttgtgggtagaagctgttaaggagccttttattTTCATTGCTCCTCTACTTCCTGCCATTATCGTTCAGAGCCTGGTGCTTGATATCCTACTGCCATGTAGATGTTGaccttagattttttttaaatgcacatAAAAAGGAAAACTACTGTATAAAAATGTACCAAAAGTATTGCACAAACATACAAAAAAAccatatatttttttcttaaagtatttgaaaataaatattgatggatggactatatatttgtgatttcacaaaaaaaataaacatggcTCCCTCATAAATGTATACTCTTGAATACCCTGTTTTCATATAGTAAACAAACAGCAATCGACTTTTACTTTGTACAAAAATATTGTAGTTTACCTTTCACTTCCGGTTCCGGTTTAGACGCCTATGAAGCGCGCTATCTCCTTCGCTACAGGTTACGGTAAGATACTTAATGAATAAAGTTGTATACTGATATTTACGTCAGGTCTTTATATGTCTTCACTAATTATCTTCATCTTTTAAAAATTGCTGGTTTGTATGATGGCTAGTTATCGAGTTAACGTGAGAGGAAGTTAGCTTGCTTACGTTAACGTTAGCTTTGCAGTTCAGCCAGTGTCATTCGTTTTAGTAAATTCATgctattttacattttttggtaTTTAGATGGTCTACAATATCTATCTAGCTTTCTATGTAATTTTTATCACTTGCATGAGCAACCCTTTCAGGCCTATGGTTTGGCTCCATGTCAGAACGAACTAACGTTCAGCCAGCATTTGCCAGAtaacgttagctatctagctaacgtcATCTGCATGACGGTTCGGGCTAGGCCTGCCGGTTATCGCCAGCATGTCACACCTACAAGGAATCAGCTAAAGTCAAGATAGACCCCGCCCCCAAGTTTCCTGATATTGAATCCATATAACCCCTAGATTGCTTCTTTGACCCCTCATCTCTTCACTGGCAACTTTCTCTACAGAGATTTGATACGTTTACGTTCCAGCATGTCTCACAACTACTCCTACAGACGACCACCACCAGCTAAAGATCTAAGAGCCAGGGCTTTCGACTCTCCAGATCACCTGCACCCTGGAGACCACGGTCACAATGTTTACAGATCGTCCCAGGAGCCACCGTCTCATTCCACAATACCATCCTACCCATCCTCCTCATCCAGAGCCTCTGCTGCCACCGAGTCCCCTTACTCCTTCTCACTAAGCCAGTCAGACCCTTACTCCTCCCTAAGCCGGTCAGACCCTTACTCTTCCTCTCTGAGCCGGTCAGACCAAACTCTGACCCTCCTGAGCAGCTGTGGGCTCGAGCCCAAAGATTTGTCTCTACTAGCCGAGATGCCTGAGGAGCTCATCACTGTGGAGAACCTACCACGTCTGCTCCTGGAGATCAGAAAGAAGAGGGCGACACAGCAGCCACCATATCCAGCCATGACCTCTTACCCCCCTGCTGCCACATCTCGCCCCCCCACTGCTACCCCTCCTCCAGGCCGTGCGTGGGAGCAGGGTGACCGGAGTCATTCTCAGACATTAGACTACCCATTGGACCCCCACCCCGCTCTTCCCCCTTCCCAACTCCTTCCCACAGAACAGGCTGAGCCCTGGCAACTAGATCGTCATGGCAACCCGATGCAGTACACACGCTCTCGCCTAGAACCTGTGCCTGTCCGAGTTGTGGACTACCACTATGGTAAAGAAACTCCCAGAAGTTACCAAACTCCTAGGTCCACTTACAGCACGGCCCAAGGAGGAAGCAGCAACAGCTGGAAACCCCCCAACTCATCCCAACCAGCAGTAGATTACAGGTACCCACcagctacaaactacagaccACGCCCAGACCAAGATGTCCCAGTTGTCGCAATCAAGATGGCCACCTCTGGCAAAACTCCCACCAAGAAGGCTGCTCTTGACTTCCACGGAGATATCCCCCAAACGTTTCCTTATTCGTGCTCTCTCTGCGATATTACTGTGCTCTCTGAAAAGGTAAGTAGCTTACTCCTCTTATTTCTGTTGAATCTGCATTATCTGGGTCTCAGGTAGGTTCATGTGTGTGTGAAAGGGTCCAAAGTGTATGAATCCTAAGCCTATTTGTGCCACTAATAATATACAGTTACTGCTACGTATGTTAGAAGACAGCCTATGCATTATCTTAAATATGAACAATCAGTGagaacttttttgttgttgtcctttttgttgttgttacagtgCTGGTTCACACACGTCAATGGAACTCAACATGCAGACGGACAGCTCACACTTCTTCAAATGTGAGTAATCACATACTCAATGTGTTTTTCCAGTTCTCCACTCAACAGCAtgacacaagcattttgctatatctgctaaatatgtgtatgtgaccaatacatttgatgaAGTTTCAAACTCTTACTGTCAGTATTGATATTGTAATAGGCCTAGCTTAAATCGATATAGGTGCCTAAGTTGTCCAGCTTTTAAAAAAATCATTCCATCTCTTCTTCTTGTGCCTACGTTTTTAGGTATCCTGAATGGGATTGCCGGATGCAGACCGCCAGAAGGTAAGTgcatatctctctgtctgtgtgtgtgtgtgcttggtatTAATGTAGAATAGATCCTAACTACAGGCCTTTTAATCCCTTTAGTGGTGACGACCACACAGAGAGACCAAGGGTTGACGAGAAGACTGGTGGACCTTCCCATAGGTCTATTAACTACTTAGGTAAACTAACTGCATTAGCTTGCCTATACATAATACAGtgcccttcagaaagtattcataccccttgacttattatacattttgttgttacagcctgaatttaaaatggattaaatatattttgttctctctctcccatctacacacaataccccataatgacaaagtgaaaacatgttttttgaaattgttgcacatgtattgaaaatgaaatacagaaatcaaatttacataagtattcacacccctgagtcaatgcatgttagaatcacctttggcagtgattacagctgttgAGTCTTTCTGGCTATGTCTCgaggagctttgcacacctgaattgtacactatttgcacattattgttttttaaattcttcattctctgtcaagttggttgttgatcattgcaaaacagccatttaagtcttgccatagattttcaagcggatttaagtcaactgtaactaggccactcaggaaaattcgatgtcatcttggtaagcaactccagtgtatatttggccttgagttgtaggttattgtcttgctgaaaggtgaatttgtttcccagtgtctgttggaaaacagactgaaccaggttttcctctaggattttgcctgcgcTTTGCtctattccattttttttatcctaaaaaactccctagtactTGTCGATGacgagcatacccataacatgatgcagccaccaccatgcttgaaaatattaagagtggtactcagtgatgtgttgtgttggagatgccccaaacataatgctttgtattcaggacataaagtaaatTTTTTGGCCACCTTTTTAGCAGTTTTATTttattgtaaacaggatgcatgtttggaatatttttattctgtacaagcttccttcttttcactttgtcatttaggttagtaggtagcctagtggttagagcattgggccagtaactgaaaggttgctggatcgaattcctg
The sequence above is drawn from the Salmo salar chromosome ssa05, Ssal_v3.1, whole genome shotgun sequence genome and encodes:
- the LOC106604141 gene encoding polyadenylate-binding protein-interacting protein 2, with the translated sequence MKDPSRINNTPSLSNIELILHGQFINDDNPFAEYMWMENEEEFNRQIEEELWEEEFIEQCFQEMLEEEENEWFIPARDLPPTLGQLQDQLNLLVLSDTGIADDLAVNSNLNPEAQEFVPGLKH